One part of the Euwallacea similis isolate ESF13 chromosome 30, ESF131.1, whole genome shotgun sequence genome encodes these proteins:
- the LOC136417843 gene encoding citramalyl-CoA lyase, mitochondrial-like, with amino-acid sequence MIMGMGWLKAGQMLLPKSVNYKISARNYFTPRRALLYVPGDNIKKINKSFTLNADCIALDCEDGVAENKKESARNTIRSFLENGKPKLTRDYDLGVRINGFDTPHWEEDLRSCLNAPHLPDTILVPKVDTSETITLFAEHVNKLLPAGKRLNIIIYIESAKSFVNLVDICRTAQNLSDNKKIEPVALVFGSDDFCANLGITRTEDSNEVLYARQKLVLVAKAFNLQAIDMVYIKYKDLEGLKVQSEQGMRMGYTGKQVIHPGQVSVVQEAFLPTNQQIEWATGLLESFEEHQSKGKGAFNYRDSMIDMPTMRQADNILKLAKLKNFNTCQNSK; translated from the exons ATGATCATGGGGATGGGGTGGTTAAAGGCAGGTCAAATGTTGCTTCCCAAAAGCGTCAATTACAAG ATTTCAGCTAGAAATTACTTCACACCTAGAAGAGCCCTTCTTTACGTTCCTGGGGATAAcatcaagaaaattaataaatcatttactCTAAATGCCGATTGCATAGCCCTAGATTGTGAGGATGGTGTAGCAGAGAACAAAAAG gAAAGCGCTAGAAATACGATTAGGTCATTTCTCGAGAATGGAAAACCCAAACTTACTAGGGACTATGATTTAGGAGTTAGAATCAATGGATTTGATACCCCTCATTGGGAGGAAGATCTTAGATCCTGTCTCAATGCACCACATTTACCTGACACGATTTTGGTTCCTAAAGTTGATACTTCAGAAACGATTACTTTG TTTGCAGAACATGTAAACAAACTTCTGCCTGCTGGTAAACGCCTAAATATCATCATTTACATAGAGTCAGCAAAATCATTCGTCAATTTGGTGGATATTTGTAGAACTGCTCAGAATCTTTCtgacaacaaaaaaattgagccAGTGGCTCTGGTTTTTGGGAGTGATGACTTTTGTGCAAATTTAG GAATCACAAGGACTGAAGACTCGAATGAAGTGTTATATGCTAGACAAAAACTGGTTCTGGTGGCAAAAGCTTTTAATTTGCAAGCAATTGATATGGTATACATCAAGTATAAAG ATTTAGAGGGTTTAAAAGTCCAGAGTGAGCAGGGAATGAGGATGGGTTATACAGGAAAACAGGTCATCCATCCGGGGCAAGTGTCCGTTGTACAAGAAGCCTTTTTACCAACTAACCAGCAAATCGAATGGGCAACGGGACTTCTCGAATCTTTTGAAGAGCACCAAAGCAAAGGAAAG GGTGCTTTCAACTATAGGGATAGTATGATTGATATGCCTACCATGAGACAGGCggacaatattttaaaacttgcaaaactaaaaaattttaatacttgtcaaaactcaaaatga
- the LOC136417842 gene encoding lactosylceramide 4-alpha-galactosyltransferase-like, with product MLPRVIRCPKYRIIRLLSLVGSGILSTILILAMNVPLPTFMINAYYWANPDKGVFCHYIKSNSKTSLPDISDYVPKEGKSIFFHETSCHSFINGKVTINSRQACAVESAARMNPEHEVYLLYASPGNLVFENTESDRLLKALLEYSNVNILHVDMERYFTKTPVEELYRKGSLKLSKYAQSHTSDVLRYLTLWKYGGIYLDLDVIVIKSFDGLVTDFSGAESHKAVAAGIMGFNYTGAGHEFATACLEDLKYNFKGHDWGWNGPGTITRLLKRICNVKTVDQMMKKSSCEGFKVYPASAFYAIPYWDWKWFFESQYLEVVEKMTVNSSLIHVWNGFSANTKIHIESTNVPYLEFAKKYCPNVLKQCDQYF from the exons ATGCTGCCCCGCGTCATTCGTTGTCCCAAGTACAGGATAATACGACTTTTGAGCCTAGTCGGAAGTGGAATTCTCTCAACAATACTCATTCTAGCCATGAACGTCCCTCTTCCAACTTTTATGATAAACGCTTACTATTGGGCCAACCCCGACAAAGGAGTTTTTTGTCACTACATCAAATCCAACAGCAAAACATCATTGCCAGACATTTCGGATTATGTTCCCAAAGAAGGAAAATCGATATTCTTCCATGAAACCAGTTGTCACTcgtttattaatggaaaagtcACCATCAACTCCAGGCAGGCTTGTGCGGTGGAAAGCGCTGCCAGGATGAATCCTGAACATGAGGTGTACCTCTTGTATGCCTCACCAGGAAACCTAGTTTTTGAGAATACAGAAAGTGATAGATTACTAAAGGCATTGTTGGAATATTCTAATGTGAACATTCTCCATGTGGATATGGAGAGGTACTTTACGAAGACCCCTGTGGAGGAATTGTACCGCAAGGGCTCCTTGAAATTGTCGAAGTACGCCCAGTCACACACAAGCGACGTTCTTAG gtatttaaCGTTGTGGAAATATGGAGGAATTTACCTCGATTTGGACGTAATCGTCATAAAAAGCTTCGACGGTCTCGTCACCGACTTCTCAGGAGCTGAATCTCACAAAGCAGTTGCAGCAGGTATTATGGGCTTCAACTACACAGGTGCTGGTCACGAGTTCGCAACTGCCTGTTTGGAGGATCTCAAGTATAATTTCAAAGGTCATGATTGGGGATGGAATGGTCCCGGTACAATCACTAG GTTACTTAAACGAATATGCAACGTCAAGACTGTGGATCAAATGATGAAGAAATCATCATGTGAAGGCTTTAAAGTGTATCCTGCAAGTGCGTTTTACGCCATCCCTTATTGGGACTGGAAGTGGTTTTTTGAATCTCAGTATTTGGAAGTGGTTGAAAAAATGACAGTGAACAGTTCACTGATTCATGTGTGGAACGGTTTTAGTGCGAACACTAAGATACATATCGAATCCACTAATGTTCCTTATTTGGAATTTGCGAAAAAGTACTGCCCCAATGTCTTGAAGCAATgtgatcaatatttttaa